CCCATCAGCCAGTTCCAGCCCCAGCTCCCCTCTTCGCAGCCTTTACTGCTGCTTACCGCCGATCAGCCTTTTTTGCAGGGTAATCCGGTGCTGATCCAGTGGTATCCGCTGCCCGGCAAAAGTGAAGACGGGGTGATTGAGATTGTGAATATCGAGCTTATCGCCAGGCTGCTGCTGGAGCCCCAGATGCCGATTATCAGCGACGTTAATCTTACCGTGGGCGATAAGCATCTGAATCATGAGCGCCAGCTCACGGATTCGCTGGTATTCGGCGATGACGACAACATCTACCAGCAGGCCTCAACTAACTTTCCTTTCACCATCACCGTTAACGGCCCGGGGCTCACCGCGCTGGCGCTGAAAACGCTGCCGTCACAGCTGCCGCTGGCGGTGATCTTCAGCATGCTGGTGGGGTATATCGCCTGGCTTGCCACCGCCAGTCGCATGAGCTTTACCCGGGAGATCAACTTTGGTCTGGCGTCCGGTGAGTTTGAGCTTTTCTGCCAGCCGCTGATCGATGCGAAAAAACAGGATTGCATCGGCGTGGAAATTCTTCTGCGCTGGAACAATCCGCGCCAGGGGTGGATCGCCCCGGATATCTTTATCCCGCTGGCGGAGGAGCATAACCTGATTGTGCCCCTCACCCGCTACGTGCTCATCGAAACCGTCCGGCATCTGGCGATGTTCCCTACCGCACCGGGCTTTCATATTGGGATCAACGTGGCCGCCAGCCATTTTCGCGGCGGCGAGCTCCTTCACGACCTGAACCGCGTCTGGTTCAGCGCCGAGCCCGCGCAGCAGCTGGTCATTGAATTAACCGAGCGCGATACGCTGATGGAGATGGATTTCAACATGGTGGAGGAGCTGCATCAGAAAGGGGTGAAACTGGCGATTGACGATTTTGGTACCGGCAGCAGTTCGCTCTCGTGGCTGGAGAAGCTCAATCCCGAGGTGCTGAAAATTGATAAATCCTTTACGGCCGCCATCGGCACTGACGCCGTCAACTCGACGGTGACGGACATTATTATTGCCCTGGCTCAGCGTCTGGATATTGAACTGGTGGCTGAAGGGGTGGAAACCAGCGATCAGGCGAGTCATCTGCGCCTGCACGGCGTGAATATACTGCAGGGGTTCTTGTACGCGCGGCCCATGCCGCTGCGGGATTTCCCGCAATGGCTGGCGGAGAGTTCACCTCCGCCAGCCTCTCACAACGGCGATATGATGCCGTCGATATCCTGATTACTCTTCTTCGTCGTGGGCGGACTGCTCTTTAACAATGCGCACCAGGTCAACGCGGTAATCATTGGCGGTCACGATCGTTATCTTCAGCGGCGGTAATTCCAGTACATCACCCATACGCGGGATCTGACCGTTTACAGCAATCACCAGGCCGGCAACCGTCGCGATATCTTCATCATGGTTGGTGAGGTGTTCCAGCCCCAGGGTATGCTGCAGCGCGTGCAGATCCGTGGTCCCTTTCACCAGCCAGCCATCGTTATCGTTGATGATTTCCGGCGTTTCGTCGGCATCCGGGAACTCACCGGCGATGGCTTCCAGCACGTCAAGCGGGGTTACGAGACCCTGCACCACGCCAAACTCGTTGGTGACGATAACAAAGCTGCCGCGGGCACGGCGCAGCACGCCAAGCAGGTTGATCGGGTCGAGCGTTTCCGGTACCACGATAGCAGGCGACGCGGCGGCAATGGCTTCAACGTTTGCACCCTCTTCCAGCGCCACCAGCATCTCCTTCGCACGCACCACGCCGATAATCTCATCCAGTTCACCGCGACACACCGGGAACAGGCTGTGCGGGGAGGAGAGCAGCTGCTGGCGAATTTCCGACACGCTCAGGCTGGCATCAACCCAGCTGATTTCACCGCGCGGAGTCATAATGCCGCGCAGGGAGCGCGAGGCCAGCGACAGCACGCCGTTGATCATATAGCGCTCTTCTTCAACGAAGGCACCTTCCGGCACCGGCACAGGGACATGGTTTTCGCTGTCCTGCTGCGCTTTGGCTTCGCGGCGGCCACCCATCAGACGCAGAATCGCATCAGCGGTACGGGCACGCAGTGGCTGGTTCGACTGCTGGCGAATAAAGTTGCGACGGGCAATCTGGTTAAACATCTCTATAATGATGGAGAAACCAATTGCGGCGTACAGATAGCCTTTCGGAATATGGAAGCCGAAACCTTCTGCAACCAGGCTCAGACCGATCATCAACAGGAAGCTCAGACAGAGCACCACGACGGTCGGATGCTGGTTGACGAATCGAGTCAATGGTTTCGAGGCGAGCAGCATCACCGCCATCGCAATGATCACAGCAGCCATCATCACCGGCAGGTGGTTAACCATACCGACGGCGGTAATCACCGCGTCGAGGGAGAAGACGGCGTCCAGCACCACGATTTGCAGTACCACCACCCAGAAGCTGGCGTAGCCTTTGCCGTGTCCATCATCATGCTGGCGGTTTTCCAGCCGTTCATGGAGTTCGGTTGTGGCCTTGAACAACAGGAATATACCCCCCAGCAGCATGATCAGGTCACGCCCTGAGAAGGTGAAGTCGAAAGCGGTGAACAGAGGTTGCGTAAGCGTAACCATCCACGAGATCACCGACAGCAGCGCAAGACGCATAATCAGCGCCAGCGACAGACCGATTAAACGTGCTTTATCACGTTGTTTAGGCGGAAGTTTATCCGCAAGGATAGCGATAAACACCAGGTTATCGATGCCGAGAACGATCTCAAGCACCACCAGCGTGAGCAATCCTACCCAGATTTGCGGGTCCATTAAGAATTCCATGACAAGCTCCTGCTAAAGGAATGGCAAAACGGCGCCGCGAAAGATGCGGGCGAAGCGGTAAAAGACGTAAACAGTGAGTGGCGCGAATCGCCGATTAAGCTGGCCAGAGCTGGCCGGGTGTGTGACTGGCGTCGGTGACGGTCCATACAGTGGGCTGCTGCCCAATACTCCTGACAATTAAACGGATGGTAAACATATCAGAGACCTGTGCTTTTTGGCAAAGATTTACTTTCCTTTGCAAACAGATGTTTCAGGGCTTTTTTTGATCACAGAAATATCTCATCTGCTTAGGCTAAATTACGGATCTTCATCACATAAATTATTTTTTCGATGTCTAAAATAAATCGCGTAAGAATTAGTTAATTGAACTCTAACCCTT
This DNA window, taken from Leclercia adecarboxylata, encodes the following:
- a CDS encoding EAL domain-containing protein, with protein sequence MQTAHRIIKNYRRKRIIVCLVLSLSTVVCTLIIGFISQRNVNHQSTVAFVSHAVDTLDKILQPLETGRDVVQPLIGLPCVEVNFLLRKQAATLQTVRSIGLIKDGVLYCSSMFGNRDLPISQFQPQLPSSQPLLLLTADQPFLQGNPVLIQWYPLPGKSEDGVIEIVNIELIARLLLEPQMPIISDVNLTVGDKHLNHERQLTDSLVFGDDDNIYQQASTNFPFTITVNGPGLTALALKTLPSQLPLAVIFSMLVGYIAWLATASRMSFTREINFGLASGEFELFCQPLIDAKKQDCIGVEILLRWNNPRQGWIAPDIFIPLAEEHNLIVPLTRYVLIETVRHLAMFPTAPGFHIGINVAASHFRGGELLHDLNRVWFSAEPAQQLVIELTERDTLMEMDFNMVEELHQKGVKLAIDDFGTGSSSLSWLEKLNPEVLKIDKSFTAAIGTDAVNSTVTDIIIALAQRLDIELVAEGVETSDQASHLRLHGVNILQGFLYARPMPLRDFPQWLAESSPPPASHNGDMMPSIS
- the yoaE gene encoding CNNM family cation transport protein YoaE, giving the protein MEFLMDPQIWVGLLTLVVLEIVLGIDNLVFIAILADKLPPKQRDKARLIGLSLALIMRLALLSVISWMVTLTQPLFTAFDFTFSGRDLIMLLGGIFLLFKATTELHERLENRQHDDGHGKGYASFWVVVLQIVVLDAVFSLDAVITAVGMVNHLPVMMAAVIIAMAVMLLASKPLTRFVNQHPTVVVLCLSFLLMIGLSLVAEGFGFHIPKGYLYAAIGFSIIIEMFNQIARRNFIRQQSNQPLRARTADAILRLMGGRREAKAQQDSENHVPVPVPEGAFVEEERYMINGVLSLASRSLRGIMTPRGEISWVDASLSVSEIRQQLLSSPHSLFPVCRGELDEIIGVVRAKEMLVALEEGANVEAIAAASPAIVVPETLDPINLLGVLRRARGSFVIVTNEFGVVQGLVTPLDVLEAIAGEFPDADETPEIINDNDGWLVKGTTDLHALQHTLGLEHLTNHDEDIATVAGLVIAVNGQIPRMGDVLELPPLKITIVTANDYRVDLVRIVKEQSAHDEEE
- a CDS encoding protein YoaL, which produces MDRHRRQSHTRPALASLIGDSRHSLFTSFTASPASFAAPFCHSFSRSLSWNS